One part of the Rutidosis leptorrhynchoides isolate AG116_Rl617_1_P2 chromosome 1, CSIRO_AGI_Rlap_v1, whole genome shotgun sequence genome encodes these proteins:
- the LOC139853119 gene encoding uncharacterized protein, which translates to MTEDDVNSQNHPLFLHQNDHPGLVLIAKKLTGSDNYSSWRRSMMIALNAKHKLQIVTGTFTELDSTSRTRALWERTNDMVISWILNTISDQISNSLSFVNIAKKLWSELQEHYSQLDGHRIYQLTNDIAQLKQSNCTVEIYYHKLKGYWDEVDALEAPHICTCVCTCENGRDNTERDQRKRLMQFLMGLDECYANIRGQILLMNPLPTVAKAYGMVRQKEKQRENFTP; encoded by the coding sequence ATGACTGAAGATGATGTCAATTCACAAAATCATCCTCTATTCCTCCATCAAAATGATCATCCAGGTCTAGTTTTGATTGCGAAGAAGCTTACTGGATCTGACAACTACAGCTCATGGCGTCGATCGATGATGATCGCCTTAAATGCTAAACATAAGCTGCAGATTGTTACAGGAACGTTTACTGAATTAGATTCAACCTCAAGAACAAGAGCTCTTTGGGAACGCACAAATGACATGGTAATTTCTTGGATCTTAAACACTATCAGTGATCAGATTAGCAATTCATTAAGCTTTGTTAACATTGCAAAAAAGTTATGGAGTGAATTGCAAGAACATTACTCTCAATTGGATGGCCATAGGATATATCAACTAACAAATGATATAGCTCAATTGAAACAAAGCAACTGCACTGTTGAGATTTATTATCACAAATTGAAAGGTTATTGGGATGAAGTTGATGCACTTGAAGCACCTCATATCTGTACATGTGTATGCACATGTGAAAATGGCAGAGACAACACTGAAAGAGATCAGAGGAAGAGGCTAATGCAGTTCTTGATGGGATTAGATGAATGTTATGCTAACATTAGGGGCCAAATTCTGTTAATGAATCCATTACCAACTGTTGCTAAGGCTTATGGAATGGTTAGGCAAAAAGAGAAACAAAGGGAAAACTTCACTCCATAG